The Henckelia pumila isolate YLH828 chromosome 2, ASM3356847v2, whole genome shotgun sequence genome includes a window with the following:
- the LOC140881290 gene encoding uncharacterized protein, translated as MATAVLLRSLCRQDFTSAPVSAFRTGKVAAPVQPLIGSFRIVRFRPSISGDVVAADCGFLPRYLGRTTNKSDWRSNSEVSFSSDTASKMEITNDNVIIEDKCTVKDSVSQSSQIHIMGVLDEIIAEERNNKVTRE; from the exons ATGGCCACCGCCGTACTTCTCAGATCTCTCTGTCGCCAAGATTTCACTTCAGCTCCGGTTTCTGCTTTCAGAACA GGGAAAGTCGCCGCGCCGGTTCAGCCACTCATCGGCTCTTTCAGGATAGTTCGCTTTCGACCATCTATTTCCGGCGACGTGGTTGCTGCAGATTGTG GTTTCCTTCCCAGATATCTTGGCAGAACAACTAACAAGTCAG aTTGGAGATCCAATTCTGAAGTAAGTTTTTCATCTGATACTGCTTCCAAAATGGAAATCACCAATGACAATGTTATCATTGAAGACAAGTGTACCGTAAAAGATTCTGTGTCGCAATCTAGCCAAATCCATATCATGGGTGTTCTCGACGAAATTATAGCTGAGGAAAGAAATAACAAG GTAACTCGGGAGTAA
- the LOC140881289 gene encoding pumilio homolog 11-like — protein sequence MENLLIFPINSSTPAPAGYRLLSNCLPTLQPNSSSADLKGKLIWTAMDPYGFRLLVDKLQNGKPEDIRSIFLGLKDGIYILMCDSFGSYVSQKLFQVCDEEQLTQLVSSVTSNVSLLMALCRNSRGSESVKKFLDCLKTPKQISEVMSVFLQHTVSLVNHRISSGVVSHCFHMFPIPREETELILDVITDNFWEIATNQRGSGFLLEILDPKVFRLESRPRIISAVIENAYQLSQHPFASNLVRRVIYLGMHDVVRDIVVKLRPGFYSLSMVKHGNCVAIALMKKARAIKYKEKCPPQFIYDLIIDSDLWKAHLGPYYKYDLQCAEECTVGTLCDALEFVNLQDNCDEKKPVLHKKKRKMNQKKPVLHKKKRKSTTRKSQNDNGYYPLS from the exons ATGGAGAATCTATTAATTTTCCCCATTAACAGCTCAACGCCTGCCCCCGCCGGATACCGGTTGCTATCCAATTGTCTGCCGACGCTGCAACCTAATTCTTCATCAGCAGATTTGAAGGGAAAATTGATTTGGACAGCAATGGATCCATACGGTTTCCGGCTCTTGGTTGATAAACTCCAAAACGGGAAGCCGGAAGACATCCGATCGATCTTTTTAGGGTTAAAAGATGGCATATATATTTTGATGTGCGACAGCTTCGGTAGCTATGTGAGTCAAAAGCTTTTCCAAGTCTGCGACGAAGAACAGTTGACGCAGCTGGTTTCTTCAGTCACATCCAATGTCTCTTTACTCATGGCCCTCTGTCGTAACTCTCGAGG TTCTGAGTCCGTGAAGAAATTTCTCGACTGTCTCAAGACACCAAAACAAATATCTGAAGTGATGTCTGTCTTCCTACAGCATACGGTTTCGCTCGTGAACCACCGGATCAGTTCTGGAGTTGTTAGCCATTGCTTCCACATGTTCCCTATCCCTCGAGAAGAAACTGAA CTCATACTCGATGTGATAACTGATAATTTTTGGGAAATCGCCACCAACCAAAGAGGAAGCGGCTTTCTCTTGGAAATCCTCGATCCAAAAGTCTTTCGACTGGAAAGCCGACCGCGTATTATTTCAGCAGTAATAGAAAATGCGTATCAGCTATCTCAACATCCTTTCGC GAGTAATCTGGTGCGGCGTGTAATATATTTGGGGATGCATGATGTGGTGAGAGATATAGTAGTGAAACTGAGACCCGGTTTCTATTCCCTCTCAATGGTCAAGCATGGTAACTGTGTAGCGATTGCATTGATGAAGAAAGCACGTGCGATAAAATATAAAGAAAAATGCCCACCTCAATTCATTTATGATCTAATCATCGATTCTGATCTCTGGAAAGCACATCTAGGGCCTTATTACAAATACGATCTCCAGTGCGCTGAGGAATGCACTGTG GGAACCTTGTGCGATGCTTTGGAGTTTGTTAACCTGCAGGACAATTGCGATGAAAAGAAACCTGTTCTGcacaaaaagaaaagaaagatgaATCAAAAGAAACCTGTTCTGcacaaaaagaaaagaaagagcactacaagaaaatcgcaaaacgacaacggatattatccgttgtcgtag